Within Desulfolithobacter dissulfuricans, the genomic segment AGCGAACAGGACCATTTGAGAAATTTTGACCCTGTTGTCCAAATTTCCTGTCGATTTTTGGCATGAAACGACAGGGAAGGCGGTTTTCCCGGAGAAAAAACCGAATTTTTGACGTACTTCTCCAGTCATCCTTCCGGATGTTGTCCGCAAGAATACGTTCTTTGACAACCTGATTTTTTCGATCGGCGACTCACTCCCATTGGAACTCCAGTTTCGGCTTGCGGACGCCGTTGACGATACAGTGGAGTATCAGCTCCATTGACGGGACGAAATTCTCATTAAAGCAGCTGCGAACTCGTTCCCAGAGGTACCGTCTCGTTCTATATTTTGCCTGGGCCGCCTGGAACAGCGGACAACACATCTGCTGAACCTGATCCACCAAGAAGGCCAGCAGCATCAGATGGGCAAAAACAGCGCTCAGGTGCTTCTTGCCGAGTCCATAGTTGTGCTCCAGGTTGTAGCCCTGGTTTTTCAAGGTATTGAACGTCTCATTCTCGATCCGCCACCGGGCACGGCCGGCACGCATGATGTCAAAGGCGTTTTCCCCGCTGATCGGGATGTCCGTCACCCAGCCGAACCGGTTCTTTACGTTACCTTCACTGTCCGTCTCCCAGTATTCCAGGAAGTTGACCGTCAGAGAATCCTTGCTGGACTTGTTGAGGGGAACATTGTTGAGAAAACGAAAGCAATGGTGCACATTGGTCTTGTTGGAATCCGCTATGTGCAACTCGGTGATTTCGCCCCTGTCAGCCGCCTCGTCGACCGATTGGTACAGATTCTCATGATCCTTGGGCTTGGCCCCGAGGATGTAGCGCAGGTCATGTTTCTGCAACTCCTGGATATGCGGCGCGTTGGACGCCAGGGCATCTTCAATGACGTAACCGCTAATTAATCCCCACCTAACTGGCCGATCAACTGCCTGGGATCAATATTCCACGGCAGCATGGCCTCGTAATCCTCCAGGGTGGCAGCCAGGGGTATCTTCTCGAAGATGTAGCGCAGGTAATTGTAAGGCTCCTGTCCATTGGCCCTGGCTGTCTCGACCAGGCTGTAGATCAGGGCGCTGGCCTCTGCTCCTTCCGGAGTGCCAGAAAAGAGCCAGTTCTTGCGGCCGACTACAAAGGGACGGATACTGTTTTCTGCTCTATTGTTGTCCATAGATAGCCTCCCATCTTCCAGGTAGCCCACAAGACGATCCCACTGGCGCAGGGAGTAGGAAATGGCCTGGCCGAGTAACCCCTTGGGCGGTGTCTGGGAGGATCTTTTCACCAGCCATCTGTAAAAGTCATCCAGGATCGGCCTGGACTGTTCCTGGCGCAGCCGATGGATCTCCTCCCGGACAAGCCCTGTTTTCTTCCACTTCTTTTCCAGGCTGTAGAGCCTGGAGATATAACCCAGTGCCTTGTCCGCACTGCCGCGTTTTCTGTTTTTACCCTGGGCCCTGACCACATCCTTGAACTTACGTCGTGCGTGTGCCCAGCAGCCGACATGTCGGATCCCATCAACCTGGTCAAGAAAATCATAACCGGAATAGCCGTCTGTCTGCACGTATCCCCTGAAACCATCGAGGAAGTTCCTGGCCACATCTCCGCTCCGGGTCGGATGGTACTGATAGATCAACACCTGCCTGTCGGGATCTCCCCTTTGAAAGATCCACATGTAGGATTTTGACGTCGGCTTCCGGCCCGGCTCCTTCAAGACCTGGACCGTGGTCTCATCGACATGGATATAAGACCCGGCAAGAACTTCCTCCTGGAGCAGGTTGAGCAGGGGCTGGCAGGCTTTGGCCGCCTGCATGGCCCAGTTGCACATGGATGCACGCGACAGTTCCAGCCCAATGCGGGCAAACAGCTTTTCCTGCCGATAAAACGGCAGGTGGTCAACAAACTTTGCCACCAGGATATGAGACAGCAACCCAGCCGTGGCAATGGACTTCGGGATAATCTGTGCCGGCGGCGGAGCAACCTTTACTGTCGGCCCCTCGTCCTGCACGCCTTCACAGTTCCTGCAGGCATACTTGGGACGGATATGACGAATCACCTGCACCCGGGCCGGAACGATATCGAGCTGCTCGGACACCTCCTCCCCTATGCGGGTCAGCTCGCAGCCGCAACGGCAGACCTTGTCCTTGTCGTCGATATCATGAACGACCTCGATCCTGGGCAGGTCCTCGGGCAGAGGTTTCCGGCCGCGCTTCCTGCGGGTATGACCAGTGACCTCAACCCCAGGGTCGGCAGGCTCCACATCCGAAGGCTCGGGCATATCGAACAGGGGCAGTTGGACCTTGTTGTTAACAACAGGAGTTTTTTCGCTCGTGCGACTGAACAGCAAGGCCCTCAGATGGCGGACCTGCTCGTGCAGGATGCTGGTTTCCCGGTCATGGCGCTCAAGGATCTCAAGCAGGATCTGCTTGAGCTGTTCGCTGTCTTCGGGCAATGTGGATACGTCTATTTTCATAGACGTATATGTAACATATCATCTTGTTTTTTCAAGGTTTTTCTGCAAAAAAGTGTGCTTTACACCACCAATTCATAGCGCAGTTCCTCGTGCCCACAGCATCGGTCCAGGGACAGGCCATCCAACAGCCAGGCCAGCTCCCGACCCCTGATGGCAAGGACCTCTGCCTCAGTCTGCGGCCAGCTGAACCGATCCTTTTCCAGCCGTTTGTGCCACAGGCAAAATCCGTTGCTGTCCCAGTAGAGCACCTTGACCATATCCCGCTTCCGGTTGCAGAATCCGAACAGATGACCGGACAAAGGGTCCAGTTCCAGCTCCTCGGCAACCAGAATGGACAACCCGTTGATCGACTTGCGCATGTCTGTTGGACCCGGGGCGATATAGACCCGGACAGAACTTGCGGGAAAAAACATTATCGCTGCTCCAGGACCGCCAGCAACCTGGAAAGGGCAGAAGGCGAAAAGTCGTTCTCCACTTCCACGGTCAGGTTGCCGGGCAGGCAGGTAATCCGTAATGGAGCAGATCCTCTCTGGACACGAGTCCGGCAGGCACCATGTAAAACACCGGCGGGAACCAGTCTCCTCTCCTGATTGCCATCGGCGCGGCCCAGCTTTCGGCACCAGTAGGTCAGGGCATGGTAGGATACTCCCCTCCGGCGACAGTACTCGGCCCGACTCAGACCGCTCCGATCAAGTGCTTTTACATGGGCCTGCCAGTGGTGCTGGCCAAGTGCATCATTTACCTGCTCGTTCTTTATGCTCATACGCAACCTCCTGTGAATAGGTATCATGGTTGCTTGGCAGTATGGCAGAACTTACTGGGGCATTGAAGATGTGGTTCTTTTTGCGCTTACTCAATGACAATGGTCTTGAGATGGGGATGCTCGCGCCGGAAATCAGTCAGGTAACGCTTGGCCGCATTTCGTTCACAGTCGTTCTTGCTGCTGCCGTCCTGCTTGACGATCATCTCCGGGCAGGTGGGAATCACTTCCGAACGGTCCGGATGGACAAAGGCCCCGGCAAACATCTGTTGGTAATATTCGACCTTGCCGTTGCGCTTCCTCTTGCTCAGGCAATAGTCGGAGCCCATCTTTTCAGAGGTGTAAATACCGGTGCCGTCCAGGGCAAGAAGATAATATCCGCCCAGCCAGGTCATCTTCTCCAGTACCTTGCCACGCTGAAGCTGGGCAAAAATACTTTTGAACGGACGACGCAGATCCCTGACGGAAACCTCATCCAGAACAGTGCGCATCTGGCTGTCGCTGGGGATGCGGCTGACACCGAATACCCCCTGCAGGCTGTCGGGCTCTTCCCGGCGCCTTTCATCAAAAGCAAGCAGTGATGGATCTTTCAGGCAAAACATGGCAAAACCGGACATCAGTACATCGGGCAAAGATATTGAACTGTTGGCGGCCCGATGATCCACCACTCGGTTAAAATCCTCGCGTATGCGGGAATACAAGGTATCGGCATTGAGGTGACAGCGCATTTTTATCCGACGAAATGTTTTTCCGCTGTTACGGTAGTTGCGAATGAATCTGCTGAGTGTCGACATGGCATATCTCCTTGTAACGAATTGATATTACAGAGAAAAATGCCGCCGATCTTTTCAGCCATGTCAAGTAAAAAATCAAGTTCTTGAGAAAAAATTATGTTGTGATTACACCATGCTACGACACAGAAGTTTACGAAACCGCTCTCCCGGAAGCCGCATTATTTATGCGTTCCGGGCATAACGGGAATTGCTGGTGTTATGCCATCAATTCAATAGCTTTATTTTCTAATAAAGTTGCTCTTTTATCGAGAAATTCTTGATAATCAATTTCTGTAATATCTTCTGGTAGCAATGCTCTCCCTAGATAATCATTTTTCTTTTCAACAGGAATATCATTTATATATTCAGAAGGAGATTTGTCTTTTATCTTGTTGTTGTCACCTCTAGTTAAAAAACAAATATTTGCCAGAACATTTATTTGTTTGGTTGTAAAACCTTGATCCTTTAGATATTTTTGGGGGAAAATATGGTGAAATTCATTCTTATTCACCTTTTGTAGAATTTTATCTAAATCGATCCTTGCTCCGCTTAAAAGTGAAAATGGATTTAGCGTACTCAATAGTAAAATAAGTGATCTTGAATTCGCATTTGCAATTGAAAAATTAGATGATTTAAAATCAAATTTAACTTCATTATTTATAAAATCAAAAGGATAATCCTCGTTATCTTTAAGTTTTAATATTTCTCGTATATCATTAGCCTGCTTTTCATTAACACCAGCAGAAAATCTCCTAGTAAAAATAGATCTCCAGAACCATTTAGTTAGTTTGTCTTTTTGTTGATCCGTATATGGTTGTCCTTCAACTTTATTTGTTGCAAAAAAACAGCATAGAGGAACTAATGTGCCAGGAAATGGTAATAATTTGAAATTTTTAACATTCAGCTCTCTTTTTAAGAAATCAATAGCACCAATAATTCCACGGCGTATACGTTCAAAATTCTGCCTTATTTCTTCGCCTTGCATTTCCAGAATTTTGGCAGGGGTTGTTTCACCTTTTATGATTCCTGCGCATATTCTCAATTGAAGATCTCTATTATTGCATAATTCATCAAATCCATGTTCGACTATTTCTTCTTGCAGATCAGCAAATTTTTCTGTTAAATCGAAATCGTCTGACCAGCTCCAAGCTGAAAGTAATTGAAAAACATCCAATTCTGTTCCAGCTCTATTTATACGTTCGAAAACAATAGCCACATTATTACGATTATCTGATTCGAATATTTCATTTGGTATTAAATATTCTTTGAATTTTTCTTGCAACTTATCTATTTTTACTACAATATCATCATTCAACGTACTCGTTGCTTTTCTATAGGCAACAGTATCAAAAAAAACATTCACAGGAAAATGTCTATTAAGATCAACTTCATTATTCTCAAGTGGCAAAAATAATGATTCTTGAATATTTTCTTCAGCCATTATATCAAAATAAATATCAATCCAATTATTTTCGATTGGTGTAAGTTCTGTCTGAAATACACTAAATAAACTTGTTATTCGTTGCTGACCATCTAGAACGTAATTTACAGGATAATCCCTTTGAGGCTCAGGCAATTTGAAACGGCCTAAATTTTTTTCAGTGGCCAAACGATTGTCAGTTTTCCAGAGTATTATTGTTCCAATTGGAAAGCCTTTATAAATACTATCAAGCAGAAAAGCTACTTGTTCAGGCTCCCAAACGAAGTCTCGTTGAAAAGCTGGAATTCGAATGTCACCTAATGTAATTCGTTCAATGAGTTTTCTAATGGTTATTGGCTCGCTCATATTTTATTCTCTCTCTAAGGCATAACGTGTGGGTCACTTGCGGCTATGGAGCGCAGCGGAATAGCCGTCAATGTGCACCCAATTGTTCGCTCTGTTATTTAAGCTATTACTTCAATTACCCTAAAATCTGGCTCCGGAAATTCTGCTTTGTTCGGAGACATAACACGAGAGTCCAATGGCGTGATAATGATCATGCCAAGGAGTTGAAGCCGAAAAGCTTCAAACTCATCAAATTGACAAACAGACAGACTCACACCATTCACCCAGTCTAGTAATGAAATCCCATTTTGAAACTGCTTGAACAGTAACCGCTAATTAATCCCCACCTAACTGGCCGATCAACTGCCTGGGATCAATATTCCACGGCAGCATGGCCTCGTAATCCTCCAGGGTGGCAGCCAGGGGTATCTTCTCGAAGATGTAGCGCAGGTAATTGTAAGGCTCCTGTCCATTGGCCCTGGCTGTCTCGACCAGGCTGTAGATCAGGGCGCTGGCCTCTGCTCCTTCCGGAGTGCCAGAAAAGAGCCAGTTCTTGCGGCCGACTACAAAGGGACGGATACTGTTTTCTGCTCTATTGTTGTCCATAGATAGCCTCCCATCTTCCAGGTAGCCCACAAGACGATCCCACTGGCGCAGGGAGTAGGAAATGGCCTGGCCGAGTAACCCCTTGGGCGGTGTCTGGGAGGATCTTTTCACCAGCCATCTGTAAAAGTCATCCAGGATCGGCCTGGACTGTTCCTGGCGCAGCCGATGGATCTCCTCCCGGACAAGCCCTGTTTTCTTCCACTTCTTTTCCAGGCTGTAGAGCCTGGAGATATAACCCAGTGCCTTGTCCGCACTGCCGCGTTTTCTGTTTTTACCCTGGGCCCTGACCACATCCTTGAACTTACGTCGTGCGTGTGCCCAGCAGCCGACATGTCGGATCCCATCAACCTGGTCAAGAAAATCATAACCGGAATAGCCGTCTGTCTGCACGTATCCCCTGAAACCATCGAGGAAGTTCCTGGCCACATCTCCGCTCCGGGTCGGATGGTACTGATAGATCAACACCTGCCTGTCGGGATCTCCCCTTTGAAAGATCCACATGTAGGATTTTGACGTCGGCTTCCGGCCCGGCTCCTTCAA encodes:
- a CDS encoding DUF262 domain-containing protein, producing MSEPITIRKLIERITLGDIRIPAFQRDFVWEPEQVAFLLDSIYKGFPIGTIILWKTDNRLATEKNLGRFKLPEPQRDYPVNYVLDGQQRITSLFSVFQTELTPIENNWIDIYFDIMAEENIQESLFLPLENNEVDLNRHFPVNVFFDTVAYRKATSTLNDDIVVKIDKLQEKFKEYLIPNEIFESDNRNNVAIVFERINRAGTELDVFQLLSAWSWSDDFDLTEKFADLQEEIVEHGFDELCNNRDLQLRICAGIIKGETTPAKILEMQGEEIRQNFERIRRGIIGAIDFLKRELNVKNFKLLPFPGTLVPLCCFFATNKVEGQPYTDQQKDKLTKWFWRSIFTRRFSAGVNEKQANDIREILKLKDNEDYPFDFINNEVKFDFKSSNFSIANANSRSLILLLSTLNPFSLLSGARIDLDKILQKVNKNEFHHIFPQKYLKDQGFTTKQINVLANICFLTRGDNNKIKDKSPSEYINDIPVEKKNDYLGRALLPEDITEIDYQEFLDKRATLLENKAIELMA
- the tnpC gene encoding IS66 family transposase: MKIDVSTLPEDSEQLKQILLEILERHDRETSILHEQVRHLRALLFSRTSEKTPVVNNKVQLPLFDMPEPSDVEPADPGVEVTGHTRRKRGRKPLPEDLPRIEVVHDIDDKDKVCRCGCELTRIGEEVSEQLDIVPARVQVIRHIRPKYACRNCEGVQDEGPTVKVAPPPAQIIPKSIATAGLLSHILVAKFVDHLPFYRQEKLFARIGLELSRASMCNWAMQAAKACQPLLNLLQEEVLAGSYIHVDETTVQVLKEPGRKPTSKSYMWIFQRGDPDRQVLIYQYHPTRSGDVARNFLDGFRGYVQTDGYSGYDFLDQVDGIRHVGCWAHARRKFKDVVRAQGKNRKRGSADKALGYISRLYSLEKKWKKTGLVREEIHRLRQEQSRPILDDFYRWLVKRSSQTPPKGLLGQAISYSLRQWDRLVGYLEDGRLSMDNNRAENSIRPFVVGRKNWLFSGTPEGAEASALIYSLVETARANGQEPYNYLRYIFEKIPLAATLEDYEAMLPWNIDPRQLIGQLGGD
- the tnpA gene encoding IS66 family insertion sequence element accessory protein TnpA; amino-acid sequence: MSIKNEQVNDALGQHHWQAHVKALDRSGLSRAEYCRRRGVSYHALTYWCRKLGRADGNQERRLVPAGVLHGACRTRVQRGSAPLRITCLPGNLTVEVENDFSPSALSRLLAVLEQR
- the tnpC gene encoding IS66 family transposase: MKIDVSTLPEDSEQLKQILLEILERHDRETSILHEQVRHLRALLFSRTSEKTPVVNNKVQLPLFDMPEPSDVEPADPGVEVTGHTRRKRGRKPLPEDLPRIEVVHDIDDKDKVCRCGCELTRIGEEVSEQLDIVPARVQVIRHIRPKYACRNCEGVQDEGPTVKVAPPPAQIIPKSIATAGLLSHILVAKFVDHLPFYRQEKLFARIGLELSRASMCNWAMQAAKACQPLLNLLQEEVLAGSYIHVDETTVQVLKEPGRKPTSKSYMWIFQRGDPDRQVLIYQYHPTRSGDVARNFLDGFRGYVQTDGYSGYDFLDQVDGIRHVGCWAHARRKFKDVVRAQGKNRKRGSADKALGYISRLYSLEKKWKKTGLVREEIHRLRQEQSRPILDDFYRWLVKRSSQTPPKGLLGQAISYSLRQWDRLVGYLEDGRLSMDNNRAENSIRPFVVGRKNWLFSGTPEGAEASALIYSLVETARANGQEPYNYLRYIFEKIPLAATLEDYEAMLPWNIDPRQLIGQLGGD
- the tnpB gene encoding IS66 family insertion sequence element accessory protein TnpB (TnpB, as the term is used for proteins encoded by IS66 family insertion elements, is considered an accessory protein, since TnpC, encoded by a neighboring gene, is a DDE family transposase.): MFFPASSVRVYIAPGPTDMRKSINGLSILVAEELELDPLSGHLFGFCNRKRDMVKVLYWDSNGFCLWHKRLEKDRFSWPQTEAEVLAIRGRELAWLLDGLSLDRCCGHEELRYELVV